Proteins found in one Enterococcus sp. 9D6_DIV0238 genomic segment:
- a CDS encoding YitT family protein, with protein MKFTKRQIQDALYVTIGSFVLAVSINSVLLPNKIVAGGANGISVVINHLFGISPALVLYAINLPLLVLCFLLLGKDVGIKTIYGSLIYPFFVGITANFPVLTHNIFLATLFGGILTGVGLGLEFRGNASTGGTAIISQIVNKYFKISLGVSILFVDGLVILSALYVFSTDTVLFSLICLYIIGRVVDMVQVGFVRSKNVLIISPKYAEIKEKILIGMDKGMTLIPIEGGYQQTKSMLMMTVISEKDFNRIKEGVLEIDEEAFIVSMNASEVFGRGFSLKKIAEEYGIETNNL; from the coding sequence ATGAAATTTACGAAAAGACAGATTCAAGATGCACTGTATGTGACGATCGGTTCTTTTGTTTTGGCAGTTTCAATCAATTCCGTACTGCTGCCAAACAAAATCGTTGCAGGAGGCGCAAATGGAATCAGCGTTGTGATCAACCACCTTTTCGGTATCAGCCCGGCACTTGTCTTATATGCGATCAATCTGCCGCTGTTAGTGCTTTGTTTTTTATTATTAGGTAAAGATGTGGGGATCAAAACGATTTATGGGAGTTTGATTTATCCGTTTTTCGTTGGAATCACCGCTAATTTTCCTGTGCTGACGCATAATATTTTTCTAGCAACGCTATTCGGCGGGATTTTGACTGGTGTTGGTTTAGGATTGGAATTTAGAGGCAATGCGTCAACTGGCGGAACTGCAATTATTTCTCAAATCGTGAATAAATATTTTAAAATTTCTTTAGGCGTGTCGATTTTATTTGTTGATGGTTTGGTGATTTTATCTGCTTTATATGTCTTTAGTACAGATACTGTTTTATTCTCATTGATCTGTCTTTATATTATCGGGCGTGTTGTCGATATGGTCCAAGTTGGATTTGTTCGTTCGAAAAATGTGCTGATCATCTCACCAAAATATGCAGAGATCAAAGAAAAAATCCTGATCGGTATGGATAAAGGGATGACGCTCATTCCAATCGAAGGCGGCTACCAACAAACCAAAAGCATGCTGATGATGACTGTGATCAGTGAAAAAGACTTTAACCGTATCAAAGAAGGTGTACTTGAAATCGATGAAGAAGCCTTTATTGTTTCCATGAATGCAAGTGAAGTGTTTGGACGCGGTTTTAGTTTGAAGAAAATTGCTGAAGAATATGGAATTGAAACAAATAATTTATAG
- a CDS encoding Cof-type HAD-IIB family hydrolase, protein MIKLVAIDLDGTLLDSKKEISSRNKAVLAQAKAAGVKVVLCTGRPLAAIEGYLETLDLRDNGDYSITFNGGLVQKNDTGEIIEKNPMPLEDIHVLHGLAETLNVPLDILSDGIVLQLPVSKEYTSLYSQLNNLLTFEPVELVDLTAERIYNKAVVAIDEDYLDEQIKKIPSEFYDKYEVIKTRSNLLEFMPKGITKAYGISLLAKDLAIEQEEIMTIGDEENDLPMIEYAGLGVAMENAVPRVKELADVITDTNDNDGVAKAIEKFVLEPLKGGN, encoded by the coding sequence TTGATTAAATTGGTTGCCATTGATTTGGATGGGACGTTATTAGACAGTAAGAAGGAAATTTCATCTAGGAATAAAGCTGTTTTAGCACAAGCAAAGGCAGCAGGTGTTAAGGTCGTTCTTTGTACAGGGCGTCCGTTAGCTGCGATAGAAGGATATCTTGAAACATTGGATCTGCGTGATAATGGTGATTATAGTATTACATTCAATGGTGGACTAGTCCAAAAAAATGATACGGGTGAAATCATTGAAAAAAATCCAATGCCGCTTGAAGATATTCACGTTCTGCATGGATTAGCTGAAACTCTGAATGTCCCTTTGGATATTTTATCTGATGGAATAGTTCTTCAATTACCAGTTTCTAAAGAATACACTTCCTTATACAGTCAGCTAAATAATCTATTGACCTTCGAACCTGTTGAATTGGTTGATTTGACAGCTGAACGCATATACAACAAAGCGGTCGTAGCAATCGATGAGGATTATCTGGACGAACAAATCAAGAAAATTCCTAGTGAATTCTATGATAAATACGAAGTCATCAAAACGAGAAGTAATTTATTAGAATTCATGCCGAAAGGAATCACAAAAGCGTACGGTATTTCTCTATTAGCTAAAGATTTAGCTATTGAGCAGGAAGAGATCATGACGATCGGTGATGAGGAGAATGATTTGCCGATGATCGAATATGCTGGCCTAGGTGTTGCTATGGAAAATGCGGTCCCTCGTGTAAAAGAATTAGCAGATGTGATCACAGATACGAATGATAATGATGGCGTGGCTAAAGCAATAGAGAAATTTGTTTTAGAACCATTGAAAGGAGGAAATTAA
- a CDS encoding SDR family NAD(P)-dependent oxidoreductase: MEMGIAGKKALITGSTKGIGKAIALELAKEGADVLINGRKEQEVQQLVKEIKENYPETSPQAATGDIVDPKQRETLFSQFPKVDILINNMGIFQPMAYEDIDDATWERFFRTNVLAANDLVKFYLPTMLEENFGRVIFIASEEAIMPSGEMPQYSMTKTMQLSLAKSLSKLTKGTLVTVNTIMPGSTMTEGVRDMIEEMYPDPELSLEEKERLFMSNNRPLSQIQRLIDPTEIGRLAAFLSSPYASAFSGAAIRMDGGMVPTIF, from the coding sequence ATGGAAATGGGCATCGCAGGTAAAAAAGCCTTGATCACCGGATCTACGAAAGGGATCGGTAAAGCGATCGCTTTAGAATTGGCAAAAGAAGGCGCGGATGTACTGATCAACGGCCGTAAGGAGCAAGAAGTACAGCAACTAGTAAAGGAAATAAAAGAAAACTACCCGGAAACGTCACCGCAGGCAGCAACTGGGGATATTGTCGATCCGAAACAACGTGAAACATTATTTTCACAATTTCCTAAAGTCGATATTCTTATCAATAATATGGGGATTTTTCAACCAATGGCTTATGAAGATATCGATGATGCGACATGGGAACGTTTCTTTCGAACCAATGTGCTAGCTGCAAATGATCTAGTTAAATTCTACTTACCAACTATGCTTGAAGAAAACTTCGGCAGAGTGATTTTTATTGCTAGTGAAGAAGCTATCATGCCTTCAGGCGAAATGCCGCAATACAGTATGACTAAAACAATGCAACTTTCTTTAGCTAAAAGTTTGTCCAAACTCACTAAAGGTACTTTGGTCACCGTTAACACGATCATGCCTGGTTCAACAATGACTGAAGGTGTTCGTGATATGATCGAAGAAATGTATCCTGATCCTGAATTATCTTTAGAAGAAAAAGAGCGATTATTTATGAGCAATAATCGGCCGCTCTCACAAATCCAACGCTTGATCGATCCAACTGAAATCGGTCGTTTAGCAGCTTTTTTAAGCAGTCCCTACGCCTCTGCTTTTAGCGGAGCAGCGATTCGAATGGATGGCGGTATGGTACCAACCATCTTTTAA
- a CDS encoding ABC transporter permease, which yields MKKLGLFVLLLILIVSSIFVGVKDISLAQFFQWDAQQQLVLLTTRIPRTISLVIAGSTISISGLIMQHLTQNKFVSPSTAGTMDSARLGILVVMVFFPSAPLLFRSFIAFLFAFGGTLTFIYLTRFLPAKNQVMIPLIGVMFGNIIGSIATFFAYQFQLVQNMSSWLQGNFSTVMKGNYELLYLTIPLLVVTYLFAYRFTVVGMGEDMATNLGINYQRIQLFGLGIVALSSAVVLIMVGNIPFLGVIVPNLVSMRYGDHMKNTLAITAVGGSIFLLACDVLARVVIAPYEVPVSVVVGVLGSFIFIALLMRRKTA from the coding sequence ATGAAAAAATTGGGGTTATTTGTTCTCCTGCTTATTTTGATCGTGTCGTCTATTTTTGTTGGGGTCAAAGATATTTCTCTGGCTCAATTCTTTCAATGGGATGCACAGCAACAGTTGGTATTGTTGACAACAAGGATACCACGAACGATCAGCTTAGTGATCGCTGGCAGTACGATCAGTATTTCTGGTTTGATCATGCAGCATTTGACACAAAATAAATTTGTTTCTCCAAGTACGGCAGGTACGATGGACAGCGCGCGTTTAGGTATTCTGGTCGTTATGGTCTTTTTCCCAAGTGCACCATTGTTATTTCGCTCGTTTATTGCGTTTCTCTTTGCTTTTGGCGGGACACTGACGTTTATCTATTTAACGCGTTTTTTACCGGCAAAAAATCAAGTGATGATTCCTTTGATCGGCGTAATGTTTGGAAATATCATTGGTTCGATCGCTACTTTTTTTGCGTATCAGTTTCAACTGGTTCAAAATATGTCTTCTTGGCTGCAGGGGAATTTCTCCACAGTGATGAAAGGAAATTATGAACTATTGTATCTGACGATACCTTTACTGGTCGTCACTTATTTATTTGCCTATCGATTTACAGTAGTTGGAATGGGTGAAGACATGGCAACCAACTTAGGGATAAATTATCAGCGCATTCAGCTGTTTGGTTTAGGAATCGTCGCTTTATCCAGTGCAGTTGTGCTGATCATGGTCGGAAATATTCCCTTTCTAGGCGTTATCGTCCCAAATCTTGTTTCAATGAGATATGGGGACCATATGAAAAATACGCTGGCGATCACGGCGGTGGGTGGCAGTATTTTCCTATTAGCCTGTGATGTGTTAGCACGTGTGGTGATTGCGCCTTATGAAGTGCCTGTTAGTGTTGTTGTCGGCGTGTTAGGCAGCTTTATATTTATTGCTTTATTGATGAGGAGGAAAACAGCATGA
- a CDS encoding aldo/keto reductase has translation MIHSLTDTILLNNGVKIPGFGLGVFQVSNEDTIFSVQKAIEAGYISIDTAQIYGNEEGVGEGIRRGLAATGKKREDLFITTKIWNHQLDYDQTITAFNESLLKLGLDYVDLYLTHWPGNNEYLTSWKAMEELYIAGKIKAIGVSNFEIHHLETLLETAKVTPVLNQVELHPRMAQKEMRSFLQEKGIAIEAWSPLMQGQLLQEPTILTLAEKYHKSAAQIILRWHVQNEIIVIPKSIKEERIASNADLFDFELSTEDLALIDQLDNGTRVGPHPDTFFFE, from the coding sequence ATGATTCATTCACTGACAGACACAATTTTATTAAATAATGGCGTAAAAATACCCGGCTTTGGCTTAGGTGTGTTTCAAGTAAGCAATGAAGACACGATTTTTTCTGTTCAAAAAGCGATCGAAGCAGGTTATATCAGCATTGATACGGCGCAAATCTATGGCAACGAAGAAGGTGTTGGCGAAGGGATTCGCCGCGGCTTAGCTGCTACTGGAAAAAAACGCGAAGACTTATTCATCACGACTAAAATTTGGAATCACCAATTAGACTACGATCAAACGATTACCGCATTCAACGAAAGCCTGCTAAAATTAGGGTTAGATTATGTAGACTTGTATTTGACCCACTGGCCTGGAAATAATGAGTATCTAACTTCTTGGAAAGCGATGGAAGAGCTATATATCGCTGGAAAGATCAAAGCAATCGGCGTTAGTAATTTTGAGATCCATCATTTGGAAACCTTGCTTGAAACAGCTAAAGTTACTCCTGTATTAAACCAAGTTGAGCTTCATCCAAGAATGGCTCAAAAAGAAATGCGCAGCTTTTTACAAGAAAAAGGGATCGCAATCGAAGCATGGTCTCCATTGATGCAAGGACAACTATTACAAGAGCCAACGATTTTGACTCTTGCAGAAAAATATCATAAATCAGCTGCTCAAATCATTTTAAGATGGCATGTGCAAAATGAGATCATCGTCATTCCTAAATCGATCAAAGAAGAGCGTATCGCCAGTAATGCAGATCTGTTTGATTTTGAATTATCGACAGAGGATTTAGCATTGATCGACCAGCTAGATAACGGTACTCGAGTAGGACCGCATCCGGATACTTTCTTTTTTGAATAG
- the gshAB gene encoding bifunctional glutamate--cysteine ligase GshA/glutathione synthetase GshB produces MKFKELLQQKSVRPYTAEARFGLEKESQRTTFDGALAKTDHPAILGNRSYHPYIQTDFSETQVELITPVANSINEMLRYLAAIHDVALRSMNKSEMLWPLSMPPKLPEKDEEIKIAKLEQFEGILYRRYLAREYGKRKQMVSGIHFNFEYAIELVQQLFAVQTEYETIEDFKNILYMKVSRNYLRYRWLITYLFGASPVSEEGYFTEKEDRPKEPVRSIRNSAFGYKNKENVKVSYESLQSYIDDIHRMVENGILSEEKEFYSAVRLRGGKQMSDLPKTGIRYIELRNLDLNPFAPLGIEEESLEFIHLFMLYLLWTDEKETPNDWVATGDLLNEQVALGHPFAQVNLVAEGDRIFAEMDEMIETLGLFKFKKVLEIHRGQLRTPDLTIAGKMWTIIESNSNHELGIVFGKEYQGMVYERPYQLAGFRNMELSTQLFLFDVIQKGIEVQILDEQEQFLKLTHEGHVEYVKNANMTSKDSYIVPLIMENKTVTKKVLAEAGFNVPAGDEFDNLEQAEQAYMKYSEKAFVIKPKTTNYGLGITIFKEGASLADYSEALKLAFKEDSAVLIEEFLPGTEYRFFVIDDQVRAILLRVPANVVGDGVRSVEALVAEKNLNPLRGTHHRSPLEIIQLGDVERLMLKEQNLLVTSVPEKDQVVYLRENSNISTGGDSIDVTDDFDESYKQIAIEAVKALGAKICGIDLIIPDKTIKGSKDNQTYGIIEANFNPAMHMHTYPHAGQGRHLTMDVLKLLYPEVF; encoded by the coding sequence ATGAAATTTAAAGAGTTATTACAACAAAAAAGTGTCCGTCCATATACGGCAGAGGCACGCTTTGGTTTAGAAAAAGAAAGTCAACGTACGACATTTGATGGTGCGTTAGCAAAGACTGATCATCCAGCAATTTTAGGAAATCGTTCCTATCATCCATATATTCAGACAGATTTTAGTGAAACACAGGTAGAGTTGATTACGCCAGTAGCAAATTCGATCAATGAAATGCTGCGTTATTTAGCAGCGATCCATGATGTTGCACTGCGGTCTATGAATAAATCAGAAATGCTATGGCCGTTAAGTATGCCGCCAAAATTACCTGAAAAAGATGAGGAGATCAAAATTGCCAAGTTAGAGCAATTTGAAGGAATCCTTTATCGACGCTATTTAGCACGAGAATATGGCAAACGGAAACAGATGGTCAGCGGAATTCACTTTAATTTCGAATATGCGATTGAATTAGTTCAACAATTATTTGCTGTGCAAACAGAATATGAGACGATCGAAGATTTCAAAAATATTTTATATATGAAGGTTTCACGTAATTATTTACGTTATCGTTGGTTGATCACTTACTTATTTGGCGCGTCGCCAGTTAGTGAAGAGGGCTATTTTACAGAGAAGGAAGATCGTCCAAAAGAACCAGTCAGAAGTATCCGCAATAGTGCATTTGGCTATAAAAATAAGGAAAATGTCAAAGTTTCCTATGAATCGCTTCAAAGCTATATCGACGACATTCATCGAATGGTGGAAAATGGCATTTTATCAGAGGAAAAAGAGTTCTATTCGGCGGTTCGATTACGTGGCGGCAAGCAAATGTCTGATTTACCTAAAACCGGTATTCGTTATATCGAATTAAGAAATTTAGACTTGAACCCGTTTGCTCCTTTAGGGATCGAAGAAGAATCTTTGGAGTTCATTCATTTGTTTATGCTGTATCTGCTTTGGACGGATGAAAAAGAGACACCAAATGACTGGGTAGCAACCGGTGATTTGTTGAATGAACAGGTTGCTTTAGGTCATCCATTTGCCCAAGTAAACTTGGTAGCAGAAGGCGATCGGATCTTTGCAGAGATGGATGAAATGATCGAAACCTTAGGGTTGTTCAAATTCAAAAAAGTCCTTGAGATCCACAGAGGGCAGTTGAGGACTCCTGATTTGACGATCGCAGGAAAAATGTGGACGATCATCGAGAGTAATTCGAATCATGAATTAGGAATCGTTTTTGGGAAAGAGTATCAGGGAATGGTTTATGAAAGACCGTATCAGTTAGCGGGATTTAGGAATATGGAATTATCTACGCAACTCTTCTTATTTGATGTTATTCAAAAAGGGATAGAGGTTCAGATTCTAGATGAACAGGAACAATTTTTGAAGTTGACCCATGAAGGTCACGTGGAATATGTCAAAAATGCCAATATGACTAGTAAAGATAGCTATATCGTGCCGCTGATCATGGAGAATAAGACGGTAACGAAAAAAGTCTTAGCAGAGGCTGGCTTCAATGTTCCTGCTGGAGATGAATTTGATAATTTAGAGCAAGCAGAACAGGCGTACATGAAATACTCTGAAAAAGCATTCGTCATCAAGCCTAAAACGACCAATTATGGTTTAGGGATCACGATTTTCAAAGAAGGTGCTTCTTTAGCTGATTACAGCGAAGCACTGAAATTGGCTTTTAAAGAGGATTCTGCTGTTTTGATCGAAGAGTTTCTACCGGGAACAGAATATCGTTTCTTTGTGATCGATGACCAAGTGCGGGCGATCTTATTACGTGTTCCAGCTAATGTGGTAGGTGATGGCGTTCGGTCGGTCGAAGCGTTAGTAGCTGAGAAAAATTTGAATCCTTTAAGAGGGACGCATCACCGTTCGCCATTGGAGATCATTCAGCTGGGAGATGTTGAGCGATTGATGTTGAAGGAACAGAACTTGTTAGTGACATCGGTGCCTGAAAAAGATCAAGTCGTCTATTTACGTGAGAATTCAAATATCAGTACAGGCGGCGATTCGATCGATGTAACGGATGATTTTGACGAGAGTTATAAACAAATTGCGATTGAAGCAGTGAAAGCCTTGGGAGCAAAAATCTGCGGGATCGATTTGATCATTCCAGACAAAACGATCAAAGGCAGCAAAGATAATCAGACTTACGGGATCATTGAAGCTAATTTTAATCCGGCGATGCATATGCATACCTATCCTCATGCAGGGCAAGGACGTCATTTGACGATGGACGTTTTGAAATTATTGTATCCAGAAGTGTTTTAA
- a CDS encoding cysteine hydrolase family protein, which translates to MTNRALIVIDLQNGLEQTGNGLFQLNDVLTGVNQRIYAYRKQQLPIIFIQHEDEELIPQSHNWQLFEQLDARPEDYYIGKTHANSFFKTVLKQQLDELAVTELEFCSAQTEYCVDTTIRMAHGLGYTNFMKKGLSTTLNNELLGAKTIIQHHEQLWNKRFLTFI; encoded by the coding sequence ATGACTAATCGAGCCTTGATCGTAATTGACTTGCAAAATGGTCTTGAACAAACTGGTAATGGTTTGTTTCAGTTAAATGATGTATTGACTGGTGTCAATCAACGAATTTACGCATACCGCAAGCAGCAACTGCCAATCATCTTTATCCAACACGAGGATGAGGAACTGATTCCACAAAGTCACAATTGGCAATTATTTGAACAGTTAGATGCTCGCCCTGAAGATTATTATATTGGAAAAACACATGCTAATTCCTTTTTTAAAACCGTTCTTAAACAGCAGCTTGATGAGCTTGCTGTGACTGAGCTTGAGTTTTGCAGTGCTCAGACAGAGTATTGTGTAGATACGACTATTCGAATGGCTCATGGGTTAGGCTACACAAATTTCATGAAAAAAGGGCTTAGCACCACCTTAAATAATGAGTTGCTTGGAGCCAAAACGATCATCCAGCACCATGAGCAATTATGGAATAAACGCTTTTTGACTTTTATTTAA
- a CDS encoding iron chelate uptake ABC transporter family permease subunit codes for MKKFFHSSAAKIIVLLLAVLLVCTLYLSYKTYGNWAFALELRGKKLLAFIFVGVAAAFSTISFQTMTQNHFLTPNILGLDSLYVFIQTLLFFILGGQQLLGKETIGTFLINVLLMVAASIVLSRFLLRKGSNDLFLLLMIGIILGTFFNSISTFLQVVMDPNEYDLLQGKLFASFGNVNSQHLMIAGVLITLLVGFLWMKSATLDVLHLGNDQATSLGVDVPRFQFILLTVISGLIGLSTALVGPVTFLGFIVANMSYQLMGTYRHRDLFLGGSLLSILLLVFGQFLVEQVFQLNTTLSIVIEFGGGLYFVGKIISERKQRG; via the coding sequence ATGAAAAAATTCTTCCATTCATCAGCGGCAAAAATCATAGTTTTGCTTTTGGCTGTTTTGCTCGTTTGTACGCTTTATTTATCCTATAAAACGTATGGAAATTGGGCGTTTGCGTTAGAGCTTAGAGGGAAAAAACTACTAGCATTTATTTTTGTCGGCGTAGCCGCAGCTTTTTCAACCATCAGTTTTCAAACCATGACCCAAAATCATTTCTTAACACCAAATATTTTAGGATTGGATTCGTTATATGTATTCATTCAAACCTTATTGTTTTTTATTTTAGGTGGACAGCAGCTTTTAGGGAAAGAAACGATTGGGACTTTTTTGATCAATGTCTTGTTGATGGTCGCAGCTAGTATAGTATTGTCGCGCTTCTTGTTACGAAAAGGCAGCAATGATCTATTTTTACTATTGATGATCGGGATTATCTTAGGCACGTTTTTCAATAGTATCAGTACTTTTTTACAGGTAGTGATGGATCCAAATGAATATGATCTACTTCAAGGAAAACTGTTTGCCAGTTTTGGCAATGTGAATAGTCAGCATTTAATGATCGCAGGGGTCTTGATTACATTGTTGGTCGGATTTCTTTGGATGAAAAGTGCTACTTTAGACGTGTTACATCTGGGAAATGACCAGGCAACCAGTTTAGGTGTGGATGTGCCAAGGTTTCAATTTATCTTATTGACAGTGATCAGCGGATTGATCGGTTTGTCAACAGCATTGGTTGGACCTGTGACATTTTTAGGTTTTATTGTAGCAAATATGAGTTATCAATTGATGGGCACTTATCGTCATCGTGATTTGTTTTTAGGCGGCAGCTTATTGTCGATCTTATTACTTGTTTTTGGTCAATTTCTAGTAGAACAGGTTTTTCAGCTGAACACGACGTTAAGTATTGTGATCGAGTTTGGCGGCGGGTTGTATTTTGTCGGGAAAATAATTAGTGAAAGGAAGCAGCGCGGATGA
- a CDS encoding winged helix-turn-helix transcriptional regulator: MENVQTIVEKEYNIGVEVTVDVIGGKWKPIILCNLRHQVMRTSELLRAIPKISQKMLTQQLRELEQDNIIDRKVYNQIPPKVEYSLSEYGESLGEILDLLCSWGEKHAEHLIDNGEAISLNCDKFK, encoded by the coding sequence ATGGAAAACGTACAAACTATCGTCGAAAAAGAATATAACATTGGTGTAGAAGTTACTGTAGATGTGATTGGAGGAAAATGGAAACCGATCATTCTTTGTAATTTAAGACATCAAGTCATGAGGACAAGCGAATTGCTTCGGGCGATCCCTAAGATCTCACAAAAAATGTTGACACAGCAATTACGTGAATTAGAGCAAGACAATATCATCGATCGCAAGGTCTATAACCAAATTCCGCCTAAAGTAGAATATAGTTTGAGTGAGTACGGCGAATCATTAGGTGAAATTCTTGATTTACTTTGTTCATGGGGCGAAAAGCATGCAGAGCATTTGATCGATAATGGTGAAGCGATCAGCCTGAATTGTGATAAATTTAAATAA
- a CDS encoding YueI family protein: protein MAQDDLQKHLDNAMYGTPQLKPEEQRKYMGTFRERCYLTMTITQMKDPINKEHFLNEAEQHPDTSVLLNGAMDIALQSSYIKSINERNIPFTVVNDSVTNTPDSLGLILAAKEAVNVETIDITKKYPKETASDEKSSAKKGFWHNLFN, encoded by the coding sequence ATGGCTCAAGATGACTTACAAAAACATTTAGACAATGCAATGTATGGCACCCCGCAGCTAAAACCAGAGGAACAGCGAAAGTACATGGGTACTTTTCGAGAACGCTGTTACCTAACAATGACCATCACTCAAATGAAAGATCCAATCAACAAAGAGCACTTTTTGAATGAAGCTGAGCAACATCCGGATACTTCTGTTCTTTTAAATGGCGCTATGGATATTGCTTTACAATCAAGTTATATCAAATCGATCAATGAAAGAAATATTCCCTTCACGGTGGTCAATGATTCTGTTACGAATACACCCGATTCACTAGGATTGATTTTGGCTGCAAAAGAAGCAGTCAATGTAGAAACGATCGATATCACAAAAAAATACCCTAAAGAAACAGCTTCTGACGAAAAGTCATCTGCGAAAAAAGGGTTTTGGCATAATTTATTCAATTAA
- the ftsY gene encoding signal recognition particle-docking protein FtsY, whose protein sequence is MGFFDKIKKAFMNEKETKPAEVETDETLEEAEAGSEVSVPEETDVDSLSEQSEPELEAEIDVDSVVEPELEIELEPKPMTDDVLPEEVPETEAAEEIQEEIIVQEKYEKGLEKTRKTFGERLNELFANFRSVDEDFFEELEETLIGADVGFDTAIKITDQLRQEVKLRNAKKPAAIQNTIIEKMVDLYEAEGVEENNALNIQTDGLTVMLFVGVNGVGKTTSIGKLAHEFKQDGKKVLMAAADTFRAGAIDQLVVWGERAGVEVVRGNAGGDPAAVVFDAVERAKAENADILLVDTAGRLQNKVNLMNELEKIKRVIQREIPDAPHEVLLVVDATTGQNAMSQAKQFKETTDVTGLVLTKLDGTAKGGIVLAIRNELHLPVKLVGLGEGINDLEPFDANDFAVGLFKGLLKEED, encoded by the coding sequence GTGGGATTTTTTGACAAAATAAAAAAAGCTTTTATGAATGAAAAAGAAACGAAACCGGCTGAAGTCGAAACAGATGAGACATTAGAAGAAGCAGAAGCCGGCTCAGAAGTTTCTGTTCCAGAAGAGACTGATGTTGATTCTTTATCAGAGCAATCTGAGCCAGAACTAGAAGCAGAAATAGATGTCGATTCAGTAGTAGAACCAGAACTTGAAATTGAATTAGAACCAAAGCCTATGACAGATGACGTGCTACCGGAAGAGGTCCCTGAAACAGAAGCAGCTGAAGAAATTCAGGAAGAGATCATTGTACAGGAAAAGTATGAAAAAGGACTGGAGAAAACTCGAAAAACCTTTGGCGAACGTTTAAATGAATTATTTGCTAATTTTCGTTCCGTTGATGAAGACTTTTTTGAAGAGCTGGAAGAAACCTTGATCGGTGCCGATGTTGGCTTTGATACAGCAATCAAGATCACGGACCAGTTGCGTCAAGAAGTGAAGTTACGTAATGCGAAGAAACCAGCTGCGATTCAAAATACGATCATCGAAAAAATGGTCGATCTGTATGAAGCAGAAGGTGTCGAAGAAAACAACGCGTTGAATATCCAAACTGATGGATTGACTGTTATGCTTTTTGTGGGTGTAAATGGAGTTGGAAAAACAACCAGCATTGGTAAATTGGCCCACGAATTCAAGCAAGACGGGAAGAAAGTGTTGATGGCAGCAGCGGATACGTTTAGAGCAGGTGCGATCGATCAATTAGTTGTTTGGGGCGAACGTGCTGGTGTAGAGGTTGTTCGCGGCAATGCTGGCGGTGACCCGGCAGCGGTCGTCTTTGATGCAGTAGAGCGAGCGAAAGCAGAAAATGCAGACATCTTATTGGTTGATACGGCCGGCCGTCTGCAAAACAAAGTCAATTTAATGAATGAATTAGAAAAAATCAAACGGGTGATCCAGCGTGAAATTCCTGATGCACCGCATGAAGTATTACTTGTTGTCGATGCGACAACGGGACAAAATGCCATGTCTCAAGCGAAGCAATTCAAAGAGACGACGGATGTGACCGGCTTGGTTCTTACTAAGTTAGATGGTACGGCCAAAGGCGGGATCGTTTTAGCAATCAGAAATGAACTGCATTTGCCAGTTAAATTAGTTGGTTTAGGAGAAGGAATCAATGATTTAGAACCATTTGATGCGAATGACTTTGCTGTAGGGCTATTTAAAGGTTTATTGAAAGAAGAAGACTAG